A window of Phycobacter azelaicus contains these coding sequences:
- a CDS encoding NIPSNAP family protein codes for MLTCVIRYQIDPAKRDLFVEYARGWGQAIPRCGADLIGYFAPHEGSSTLAYGVYNIGSLAHYEAYRARLAEDPIGRANYEFAQREKFLVREDRTWLKRVTTSHGDSA; via the coding sequence ATGCTGACATGTGTGATCCGCTATCAGATCGACCCCGCGAAACGGGATCTGTTTGTTGAATATGCTAGAGGCTGGGGGCAGGCGATCCCGCGTTGCGGGGCGGATCTGATCGGCTACTTTGCCCCTCATGAAGGCTCATCGACGCTGGCCTATGGCGTCTATAACATCGGCAGCCTTGCCCACTACGAGGCCTACCGCGCTCGCCTTGCGGAAGACCCGATCGGACGCGCGAATTATGAGTTCGCCCAGAGGGAAAAATTCCTTGTACGCGAGGACCGGACGTGGCTCAAACGGGTCACGACATCGCATGGAGACAGCGCATGA
- a CDS encoding MarR family winged helix-turn-helix transcriptional regulator, with protein sequence MDHVDFITQQWEQERPDLDVTAMGIIGRVKRLYLAYQSEMEKTFQRFGLNAAKFDVLATLRRAGAPYELSPGDLLKATMVASGTMTNRIDRLEADGLVRRKVNPADSRSFLIALTDEGLVLINEAVEAHVVTQAGLLAEMAPEDVAIFKALLSKALVAAGSR encoded by the coding sequence ATGGATCATGTGGATTTTATCACCCAGCAATGGGAACAGGAGCGGCCGGATCTTGATGTCACGGCCATGGGTATAATCGGCCGGGTTAAGCGTCTTTATCTGGCGTATCAGTCCGAGATGGAAAAGACCTTTCAGCGCTTCGGGTTAAACGCGGCCAAGTTCGACGTTCTTGCGACCTTGCGCCGTGCCGGCGCGCCTTATGAGTTGTCACCAGGGGATTTGCTGAAAGCCACAATGGTGGCCTCTGGGACCATGACCAATCGGATCGACCGGTTGGAGGCGGATGGGCTGGTGCGGCGAAAGGTAAACCCGGCGGACAGCCGGAGCTTCCTGATCGCTCTCACGGATGAAGGCCTGGTGCTGATCAATGAAGCGGTGGAAGCGCATGTGGTGACCCAAGCAGGTCTGCTTGCGGAAATGGCGCCCGAGGATGTTGCGATTTTCAAGGCGCTTCTGTCCAAGGCCTTGGTTGCTGCAGGCAGTCGCTGA
- a CDS encoding antibiotic biosynthesis monooxygenase family protein — protein MIAIIFEVTPKPGKKEAYLEVAGRMRDLLQDMEGFISVERFQSLTNPEKLLSLSFWEDEEAVLRWRRLSAHRAAQKQGREDFFADYRLRVAGVLRDYGMEDREQAPDDSVAFHG, from the coding sequence ATGATTGCCATCATTTTCGAAGTCACGCCGAAGCCAGGCAAAAAGGAGGCCTACCTGGAGGTCGCAGGGCGGATGCGGGATCTCTTGCAGGACATGGAAGGATTCATCTCGGTCGAGCGGTTCCAGAGCCTGACAAACCCCGAGAAATTGCTCTCGCTGTCATTCTGGGAGGACGAAGAGGCCGTTCTGCGCTGGCGCAGGCTTTCGGCGCACCGTGCTGCGCAGAAACAGGGGCGAGAGGATTTCTTTGCGGACTACCGGCTGCGTGTGGCTGGAGTGTTGCGGGACTATGGCATGGAAGATCGCGAACAGGCACCGGACGACAGCGTGGCGTTTCACGGCTAG
- a CDS encoding EamA family transporter → MQSRDLILTALAPAIWGSSYIVTTNFLPGHSPFTVALLRALPAGLLLLLLVRQLPPPGWVPKLLVLGALNFSLFWTFLFLSAYRLPGGVAATLGAVQPLVVVFLSGLVLKSPIRLASILAAALSMTGVALLVLTPAAKLDTIGVLAGLGGAISMAAGVVLTRKWQPPVPPLTFTAWQLTAGGVLLIPLTVWAVPEMPSFTAENILGLAYMSLIGGALTYILWFRGLARIEPSAVSLLGVLSPLTAVILGWLFMQEILSLYQMIGAGLALFSLWLGQQGAKPGAAGKAPKPLRTAAE, encoded by the coding sequence ATGCAGTCCCGAGACCTGATCCTGACCGCCCTGGCCCCAGCAATCTGGGGCAGCAGCTATATCGTGACGACCAACTTCCTACCCGGGCATTCGCCCTTTACCGTGGCCCTGCTGCGCGCTTTGCCAGCGGGACTGCTGCTGTTGTTGCTGGTTCGCCAGTTGCCGCCGCCGGGCTGGGTGCCCAAGCTGCTGGTTCTCGGCGCACTGAACTTCTCCCTGTTCTGGACCTTCCTGTTCCTGTCGGCCTACCGTCTGCCCGGAGGCGTCGCCGCGACACTGGGTGCGGTTCAGCCGCTGGTGGTGGTTTTCCTGTCCGGGCTGGTCCTGAAATCCCCGATCAGACTGGCCTCAATCCTGGCTGCGGCGCTCAGCATGACAGGCGTTGCGCTCTTGGTCCTCACACCCGCCGCAAAGCTCGACACAATCGGCGTTCTTGCAGGCCTAGGCGGGGCAATATCGATGGCCGCGGGCGTGGTACTCACCCGCAAGTGGCAGCCGCCGGTGCCGCCTCTGACCTTTACCGCCTGGCAGTTGACCGCAGGAGGCGTGCTGCTGATCCCCCTCACCGTCTGGGCTGTTCCCGAGATGCCCAGCTTCACGGCAGAGAATATCCTGGGTCTGGCCTACATGAGCCTCATTGGCGGCGCGCTGACCTATATCCTCTGGTTCCGGGGTCTTGCACGGATTGAGCCCTCTGCCGTCTCACTGCTTGGTGTCCTCAGCCCGTTGACGGCGGTGATCCTCGGCTGGCTGTTCATGCAGGAAATCTTGAGCCTTTATCAGATGATCGGAGCGGGACTTGCCCTGTTCAGCCTGTGGCTTGGGCAGCAGGGGGCCAAACCGGGCGCTGCTGGCAAGGCCCCTAAGCCCCTGCGCACGGCAGCTGAGTAG
- a CDS encoding MATE family efflux transporter yields MSLLVSLSNLGFNYLLVAVLDLGVAGSAYGTVLAQGLALGAIVVYRQARLTHLLPRVVFSHLGLGPSLRILALGAPQSLGFVGLSLGAASILAALQMVGNEDYAVSVTAYGIVTRVMTFAFLPLLGLSQAMQTITGNNYGAGLFGRSAASLRLAAMIAFGFCGFVQVAFSAFAPQIASSFVADAAVVAKVAAIMPVIVALFFVSGPLMMLAAYFQAIGDALRAAVLSLSRPFVFAIPLTFALPLWWGEFGVWLAGPSAEALLLCVAVVLLWRHESYGGLIQALVPAKGRAEP; encoded by the coding sequence ATGAGCCTGTTGGTGTCGCTCAGCAATCTCGGCTTCAACTACCTGCTTGTTGCCGTTCTTGATCTCGGAGTTGCGGGATCCGCTTATGGCACTGTTCTGGCGCAAGGCCTCGCACTGGGCGCTATCGTGGTTTACCGGCAGGCCCGACTTACGCATCTTCTTCCAAGGGTGGTGTTCTCTCACTTGGGTCTTGGCCCCAGCCTTCGCATTCTGGCACTTGGCGCGCCGCAAAGCCTTGGCTTTGTGGGGCTATCGCTTGGGGCGGCCTCGATTCTGGCGGCGCTGCAGATGGTCGGAAACGAGGACTATGCGGTCAGCGTGACCGCCTATGGGATTGTGACGCGGGTGATGACCTTTGCCTTTCTGCCGCTCCTTGGATTGTCCCAAGCCATGCAGACCATCACTGGCAACAACTATGGGGCCGGGCTTTTTGGGCGAAGTGCGGCCAGCCTGCGTCTGGCGGCTATGATTGCCTTTGGGTTCTGCGGGTTCGTTCAGGTCGCTTTCAGCGCCTTTGCCCCTCAGATTGCCTCTTCCTTTGTTGCCGATGCGGCGGTTGTGGCAAAGGTTGCCGCCATCATGCCCGTGATCGTGGCCTTGTTCTTTGTTTCGGGGCCGCTGATGATGTTGGCTGCCTATTTCCAGGCCATTGGTGATGCTCTGCGTGCCGCTGTCCTCAGCCTGTCGAGGCCCTTCGTCTTTGCCATACCGCTGACCTTTGCGCTGCCGTTGTGGTGGGGCGAATTCGGGGTTTGGCTCGCTGGCCCTAGCGCCGAGGCGCTGCTGCTGTGTGTGGCTGTTGTGCTTTTGTGGCGCCACGAAAGTTACGGAGGCCTGATACAGGCGCTTGTACCGGCAAAAGGGAGGGCGGAGCCATGA
- a CDS encoding NADPH-dependent 2,4-dienoyl-CoA reductase produces MTAYPKMLAPLDLGFTTLKNRVLMGSMHTGLEETRDWNRVAEFYAERARGGVALMVTGGIGPNLEGSVLPGAAMMTTEEDVKNHSVVTDRVHEAGGKIAMQILHAGRYAYGPKCVAPSAIKSPISPFPPNELDEAGIEKQISDIVNAARLAQEAGYDGVEIMGSEGYFLNQFLVTHTNKRTDGWGGSYENRMRLPIEVVRRTREAVGTDFIIIYRLSMIDLVPNGSTHDEVVQLAQEIEKAGATIINTGIGWHEARIPTIATSVPRAAFAWVTKKLMGKVSIPVITSNRINTPEVAEEVLETGCADMVSMARPLLADAHFVAKAEAGNSSSIAPCIACNQACLDHTFGGKLTSCLVNPLACHETELVIEPAELEKSIAIVGAGPAGLSTALTAAQRGHKVTLFDKADEIGGQLNMAKQVPGKEEFWGLVDWYRAMVSDAGITLELGREVGADDLTGFDEVVIATGVTPRDPGIPGQDRDNVLSYIDVLRGKAEVGKRVAVIGAGGIGFDVSEYLLHEGTSPTEDLPLWMKEWGVADPAEHRSGLAPEGPQPEAPARQVTLLQRKAQAHGKGLGKTTGWIHRAALKMKNVNFVGGVNYEKIDDEGLHVTFGEARENPTVVPADTIVLCAGQLSERSLADALEAKGTTVHVIGGADLAAELDAKRAINQGTRLAATF; encoded by the coding sequence ATGACTGCGTACCCAAAAATGCTGGCACCGCTGGATCTGGGTTTCACCACGCTAAAGAACCGCGTGCTGATGGGCTCCATGCATACCGGTCTGGAGGAGACCCGCGACTGGAACCGGGTGGCCGAATTCTATGCCGAGCGCGCGCGGGGCGGTGTGGCCCTGATGGTGACGGGCGGTATTGGTCCCAACCTCGAAGGCTCGGTACTGCCCGGCGCGGCCATGATGACCACCGAAGAGGATGTGAAGAATCACAGCGTGGTAACGGACCGTGTTCATGAGGCAGGCGGAAAGATCGCCATGCAGATCCTGCACGCGGGCCGCTATGCCTATGGCCCCAAATGCGTGGCGCCCAGCGCCATCAAATCGCCGATTTCCCCCTTCCCGCCGAACGAGCTGGACGAAGCAGGCATCGAAAAGCAGATTTCCGACATCGTGAATGCGGCTCGGCTGGCGCAAGAGGCCGGCTACGACGGGGTCGAGATCATGGGCTCCGAAGGATACTTCCTCAACCAGTTCCTGGTCACCCATACCAACAAGCGCACGGATGGCTGGGGCGGCTCCTATGAGAACCGCATGCGCCTGCCGATCGAGGTGGTGCGCCGCACCCGCGAGGCGGTCGGGACCGATTTCATCATCATCTACCGCCTGTCGATGATCGACCTTGTGCCCAATGGCTCGACCCATGACGAGGTGGTGCAACTGGCGCAAGAGATCGAAAAGGCAGGCGCTACGATCATCAACACCGGGATCGGCTGGCACGAGGCACGCATTCCGACCATCGCAACCTCGGTGCCGCGGGCGGCCTTTGCCTGGGTGACCAAGAAACTGATGGGCAAGGTCTCGATCCCCGTGATCACTTCGAACCGCATCAACACGCCCGAGGTGGCCGAAGAGGTGCTGGAAACCGGCTGCGCCGATATGGTGTCGATGGCGCGCCCGCTGCTGGCCGATGCGCATTTCGTGGCCAAGGCCGAGGCGGGCAATTCCAGCAGCATCGCGCCCTGTATCGCCTGCAACCAGGCCTGCCTTGACCACACATTCGGGGGCAAGCTGACCTCCTGCCTGGTGAACCCTCTTGCCTGTCACGAGACCGAACTGGTGATCGAACCGGCTGAATTGGAGAAGAGCATCGCCATTGTCGGTGCTGGTCCTGCGGGCCTGTCGACGGCCCTCACGGCTGCCCAGCGCGGACATAAAGTCACCCTGTTTGACAAAGCTGATGAGATCGGCGGCCAGCTCAACATGGCGAAACAGGTGCCCGGCAAGGAAGAGTTCTGGGGCTTGGTGGACTGGTACCGTGCGATGGTGTCCGATGCAGGCATCACGCTGGAACTGGGCCGCGAAGTCGGCGCTGATGATCTCACAGGCTTTGACGAGGTGGTCATCGCCACCGGGGTCACCCCGCGCGATCCGGGCATTCCCGGCCAGGACCGCGACAATGTGCTGAGCTATATCGATGTCTTGCGCGGCAAGGCTGAGGTCGGCAAGCGCGTTGCCGTGATCGGCGCGGGCGGCATTGGCTTTGATGTGTCCGAATATCTGCTGCATGAGGGCACCAGCCCCACCGAGGATCTGCCGCTCTGGATGAAGGAATGGGGTGTTGCCGACCCGGCTGAGCACCGCTCGGGCCTGGCGCCGGAAGGACCACAGCCCGAAGCACCCGCACGCCAGGTCACCCTGCTGCAACGCAAGGCGCAGGCACACGGCAAGGGGCTTGGGAAGACCACGGGCTGGATCCACCGCGCCGCGCTCAAAATGAAGAACGTCAATTTCGTCGGCGGCGTGAATTATGAAAAGATCGACGATGAGGGCCTGCACGTCACGTTCGGGGAGGCGCGCGAGAACCCGACCGTCGTTCCCGCCGATACCATCGTATTGTGCGCAGGTCAGCTCTCCGAGCGCTCGCTTGCAGATGCGCTTGAGGCAAAGGGAACCACGGTACACGTGATCGGTGGCGCGGATTTGGCTGCCGAACTGGACGCCAAACGCGCAATCAACCAGGGCACGCGACTGGCAGCTACCTTCTGA
- a CDS encoding glyoxalase superfamily protein produces MSTSLPTPAQAKAQARQLRVDLKSDGREVSHGQSLELVARQHGYRDWNTFHAAMGNRPPDGFAPGGRITGRYLSQSFSATVRSVEMLRPGWFRLELDLDEAVDVVTFDSFSNWRKRIRGTVGPLGQSPEKTSDGVPHLQIDI; encoded by the coding sequence ATGAGCACCTCGCTTCCCACCCCGGCGCAGGCCAAGGCGCAGGCACGTCAACTCAGGGTTGATCTCAAGTCCGATGGGCGCGAGGTCAGCCATGGGCAGAGCCTTGAGCTTGTGGCCCGTCAGCATGGATACCGCGACTGGAACACCTTTCATGCGGCAATGGGCAATCGACCCCCTGATGGGTTTGCGCCCGGCGGGCGCATCACGGGCCGCTACCTGTCGCAGTCCTTTTCGGCCACGGTGCGTTCGGTCGAGATGCTGCGACCGGGCTGGTTCCGGCTTGAGCTGGATTTGGATGAGGCGGTTGATGTTGTTACCTTCGACAGCTTTTCGAACTGGCGCAAAAGGATACGGGGCACGGTTGGCCCGCTTGGCCAATCCCCCGAAAAGACTTCGGACGGGGTGCCGCATCTTCAGATCGATATCTGA
- a CDS encoding OmpA family protein: MSGRGLISCVAALLGAAILSAASSARAELMLPVGAQVLATRETPLGTYGLPVGVAEAEGVPQRLLEGRVLRKTWRIQGDSTVLQILAPLREQLQQDGYDILFQCEARQCGGFDFRFGIEVVPAPDMAVSIGNYHFLSAMKGARALSLLVSRSGNDAYLQVIEVLPPQEPSLTVLAPASAQDPADTPMAPPAEADLGARLLSDGHVILGGLDFATGAADLQNETYESLEALADFLTENPQYAVVVVGHTDTVGQLQDNIDLSRRRAEAVKAHLVESRGVSEDRIAVEGVGYLAPIGTNLTVEGREANRRVEAVLVPRERP; this comes from the coding sequence GTGAGCGGACGTGGCTTGATATCCTGTGTCGCGGCCCTTTTGGGGGCCGCGATCTTGTCGGCGGCGAGCAGTGCCAGAGCAGAGTTGATGCTGCCTGTCGGCGCGCAGGTGCTTGCTACGCGCGAGACGCCGCTTGGCACATATGGTCTGCCTGTCGGTGTTGCGGAAGCGGAAGGGGTGCCACAGCGCCTGCTTGAGGGCCGCGTCCTGCGTAAGACATGGCGTATTCAGGGCGATTCGACCGTCCTGCAAATCCTTGCGCCCCTGCGCGAACAGCTGCAGCAGGATGGGTATGACATCCTGTTTCAATGTGAGGCGCGCCAATGTGGAGGGTTTGACTTTCGCTTCGGGATCGAGGTTGTTCCGGCGCCCGATATGGCGGTCAGCATCGGGAACTATCATTTCCTGTCGGCCATGAAAGGCGCGCGCGCGCTATCCCTGCTGGTCTCTCGCAGCGGAAATGACGCATATCTTCAGGTTATTGAGGTCCTGCCGCCACAGGAGCCAAGTCTGACCGTACTTGCGCCCGCTTCTGCTCAGGACCCGGCGGATACTCCGATGGCACCACCCGCCGAAGCAGACCTTGGGGCGCGGTTGCTCAGTGACGGGCATGTGATCCTCGGTGGGCTGGATTTTGCGACCGGTGCTGCCGACTTGCAAAACGAAACCTATGAAAGTCTGGAGGCGCTCGCAGACTTTCTGACTGAAAACCCGCAGTACGCGGTGGTTGTTGTCGGGCACACGGATACCGTGGGACAGCTCCAAGACAATATCGATCTGTCCCGGCGGCGTGCAGAGGCCGTAAAGGCACATCTTGTTGAAAGCCGTGGAGTCTCCGAGGACCGAATTGCCGTCGAAGGCGTGGGCTATCTTGCACCGATCGGGACGAACCTGACCGTAGAGGGTCGTGAAGCCAACCGGCGGGTTGAAGCTGTCCTGGTGCCGCGCGAACGCCCCTGA
- a CDS encoding LysR family transcriptional regulator, with the protein MDRLTEMEAFANVVDQGGFTDAARKMGISKSAVSKHVSSLEARLGARLLNRTTRRVSPTEIGLAYYDRARRVLNDAGEADALVTSMQSAPSGLLRISVATDFGVNHLSPVLSDFLRDFPDITVNMVLNNRYVELISEGFDMALRIGELEDSSLRARKLTETTKRMIASPAYLEQYGRPQKIDDLNEHKLLHYSSQSSGNVWRITAPSGEKRQVRTSGWLSVNDGQSLLNAAISGLGIAYLPSYLYSEAMSEGLVEDVMPNLPVETQGIYAVYPPGKFTQPKVRAFIDFLVHAFADRDPLKW; encoded by the coding sequence ATGGATCGACTGACCGAAATGGAGGCCTTTGCCAATGTGGTGGATCAAGGCGGTTTCACCGATGCGGCACGCAAGATGGGGATCTCCAAATCGGCTGTCTCCAAACATGTCTCCAGCCTCGAGGCACGCCTTGGTGCACGGCTTCTGAACCGGACAACGCGGCGTGTTTCGCCGACCGAAATCGGCCTTGCATATTACGACCGCGCCCGGCGCGTGCTCAATGACGCAGGTGAAGCGGATGCCCTTGTGACCTCGATGCAATCGGCACCCTCCGGGCTGCTCAGGATCTCGGTTGCCACTGATTTTGGCGTCAATCACCTGTCCCCGGTGCTGTCGGATTTCCTGCGTGACTTCCCCGATATCACTGTCAACATGGTTCTGAACAACCGCTACGTGGAGCTGATCTCGGAAGGCTTTGATATGGCCCTTCGCATCGGGGAACTGGAAGATAGCTCACTGCGCGCCCGCAAGCTGACAGAAACCACCAAGCGCATGATCGCCTCCCCCGCCTATCTGGAACAATACGGGCGACCGCAAAAGATCGACGATCTGAACGAACACAAGCTCTTGCACTACTCCAGCCAGTCCAGCGGCAATGTCTGGCGGATCACTGCGCCCTCGGGCGAGAAACGCCAGGTCCGCACCTCTGGCTGGCTGTCGGTGAATGATGGGCAATCCCTTCTGAACGCAGCAATCTCCGGCCTCGGCATCGCCTACCTGCCCAGTTACCTTTACTCCGAAGCCATGTCAGAAGGTCTGGTCGAAGATGTGATGCCCAACCTTCCGGTGGAGACCCAAGGCATCTATGCGGTCTATCCGCCCGGCAAATTCACCCAGCCAAAGGTGCGCGCCTTTATCGATTTCCTGGTTCACGCCTTTGCGGATCGCGACCCGCTCAAGTGGTGA
- a CDS encoding MATE family efflux transporter, whose translation MHDPSSNPYLTGRLSALFAKTAIPIIFVMSMNGFLTVADAIFLGAYVGAEALAAVTLMFPFFMLIVACSTLVSNGMSSLLARHLGGHRLQEARQTYAAAHWLALIIAICLILAYALLGETVILRAADGDSGLASLASQYIGILVFSSPLLFVLSINSDALRN comes from the coding sequence ATGCACGATCCGAGTTCCAATCCGTATTTGACCGGCCGATTGTCGGCGCTCTTCGCCAAAACGGCGATACCTATCATATTCGTGATGAGCATGAACGGCTTCCTGACCGTGGCCGATGCCATATTTCTTGGTGCCTACGTCGGCGCCGAGGCACTGGCGGCCGTAACGCTGATGTTCCCGTTCTTCATGCTTATCGTTGCATGTTCGACCCTGGTGTCCAACGGCATGTCGAGCCTTCTGGCCCGGCACCTTGGCGGACACCGTTTGCAGGAAGCCCGGCAGACCTATGCCGCGGCGCATTGGCTTGCGCTGATCATCGCGATCTGCCTTATCCTTGCCTATGCGCTTCTTGGAGAGACGGTGATCTTGCGCGCCGCAGACGGGGATAGTGGTCTTGCGTCCCTGGCCAGCCAGTACATCGGCATTCTTGTTTTTTCTTCGCCGCTGCTGTTCGTGTTGTCGATCAACTCGGATGCCCTGCGAAATTAA
- a CDS encoding flavin monoamine oxidase family protein — MTGAEETEILVIGAGLAGLTAAYILQQAGHHVRVLEGAARIGGRIHSACPLGDAHERVDLGPTWVWPKWQPVVAKWLEDLSVPQFDQYDQGDGILDGYGPTPYRQFLPGQDGISRIRGGPSSIIDALFLRLAPDTVVLKTKVAAIEPTATGLQATTAEGRTYTAGRIILAAPLRVITEQIDIPGLPKDLLHCMQTTPTWMAQQAKVVASFKAPFWRGTGLSGRVASRQGPLVEIHDHTPADATFAALFGFVGWPPVARASDPDGLKTAIRDQISRCFGEEAERPENLLVQDWSTERLICSTADLMGPPAHPDVGPDLLRHGHLGGRLWLAVSETADVSPGLIEGALNAGETAAERLRSSLSA; from the coding sequence ATGACCGGAGCAGAAGAGACAGAGATCCTTGTCATTGGTGCAGGGCTTGCCGGGCTTACAGCGGCCTACATCCTTCAGCAGGCGGGGCATCACGTGCGAGTGCTGGAGGGCGCCGCGCGCATTGGTGGACGCATCCACTCGGCCTGCCCCTTGGGCGATGCCCACGAGCGCGTCGACCTTGGCCCCACATGGGTCTGGCCGAAATGGCAGCCGGTGGTGGCAAAATGGCTAGAAGACCTTTCAGTCCCGCAGTTCGATCAATACGATCAAGGCGACGGAATCCTCGACGGATATGGCCCGACACCCTATCGGCAGTTTCTGCCCGGTCAGGATGGAATCAGCCGCATCAGGGGCGGCCCCTCGTCCATTATAGACGCCCTGTTTCTAAGGCTCGCCCCCGATACCGTCGTTCTGAAAACCAAGGTCGCTGCAATAGAACCAACCGCGACCGGCCTACAAGCAACCACGGCAGAGGGCAGAACCTACACGGCAGGCAGGATCATCCTAGCCGCGCCCCTGCGCGTGATCACCGAACAGATCGACATTCCCGGCTTGCCGAAGGATCTGTTGCACTGCATGCAGACAACACCGACATGGATGGCCCAGCAAGCCAAGGTCGTAGCCTCATTCAAAGCCCCCTTCTGGCGCGGTACGGGACTGTCAGGTCGCGTGGCAAGCAGGCAGGGTCCGCTGGTCGAAATCCATGATCATACCCCGGCCGATGCCACCTTCGCGGCGCTCTTTGGCTTCGTAGGCTGGCCCCCGGTAGCCCGCGCGAGTGACCCCGACGGGCTGAAAACCGCTATCCGGGACCAGATTTCCCGCTGCTTTGGGGAGGAGGCAGAGCGTCCAGAGAACCTGCTGGTTCAGGATTGGAGCACAGAACGTCTGATCTGCAGTACAGCAGACCTGATGGGGCCGCCCGCGCATCCCGATGTCGGCCCGGACCTGTTGCGGCACGGCCACCTCGGAGGGCGGCTGTGGCTCGCGGTTTCGGAAACGGCAGACGTAAGCCCGGGCTTGATTGAAGGCGCATTGAACGCTGGGGAAACGGCAGCAGAGCGGCTGCGCAGCAGCCTCAGCGCATGA
- a CDS encoding RNA pyrophosphohydrolase: MTPEDIAKLPYRRNVGVMMINAEGAVFVGQRSDRYKDAWQMPQGGIDEGEDPRTAALRELEEETGVLPSLVEIIAESEGWLPYDLPHDVVPNFWGGRYRGQEQKWYLMRFLGSDDQVRIDTDHPEFSAWCWQPVEQLVEKIVPFKREVYARVVEEFEGYL, encoded by the coding sequence ATGACACCCGAAGACATCGCCAAGCTGCCTTACCGTCGCAACGTGGGCGTGATGATGATCAACGCCGAAGGAGCGGTTTTTGTGGGCCAGCGGTCCGACCGCTACAAGGATGCCTGGCAGATGCCGCAGGGCGGGATAGACGAAGGCGAGGATCCGCGCACCGCAGCCCTTCGCGAGCTGGAGGAAGAAACCGGCGTGCTGCCGTCGCTGGTCGAGATCATCGCCGAGTCTGAGGGCTGGCTGCCCTATGATCTGCCCCATGACGTGGTGCCGAACTTCTGGGGCGGGCGTTATCGCGGGCAAGAGCAGAAATGGTACCTGATGCGCTTTCTGGGCTCTGACGATCAGGTTCGGATCGACACCGATCACCCGGAGTTTTCGGCCTGGTGCTGGCAACCGGTTGAGCAGTTGGTGGAAAAGATCGTGCCCTTCAAGCGTGAGGTTTATGCGCGTGTGGTCGAAGAATTCGAGGGGTATCTATAG
- a CDS encoding peroxidase-related enzyme (This protein belongs to a clade of uncharacterized proteins related to peroxidases such as the alkylhydroperoxidase AhpD.), whose translation MTDQQNPTALDLPQVDPLPPATQKYFDICQEKLGMVPNVLRAHAFDIDKLNTFTALYNDLMLGESNLSKLEREMIAVVVSSYNRCFYCLVAHGAAVRQLSGDPKLGEMLVMNYRVAPLDARQRAMLDFALQLTRASAEVEEADRQALRDVGFTDRDIWDIANVAAFFNMTNRVASATAMVPNDDYHAQFR comes from the coding sequence ATGACCGACCAGCAAAATCCCACCGCGCTTGATCTGCCGCAGGTGGATCCGCTGCCGCCTGCGACGCAGAAGTATTTCGACATCTGTCAGGAAAAGCTGGGTATGGTGCCCAACGTCTTGCGCGCCCACGCGTTTGATATCGACAAGCTGAACACCTTTACTGCGCTCTATAACGATCTGATGCTGGGCGAAAGCAACCTCAGCAAGCTGGAGCGGGAAATGATCGCGGTGGTGGTCTCCTCCTACAACCGCTGCTTTTACTGCCTTGTGGCCCATGGCGCGGCGGTGCGGCAGTTGTCGGGGGATCCAAAACTGGGCGAGATGCTGGTGATGAACTACCGCGTTGCACCGCTGGATGCGCGCCAGCGCGCGATGCTCGATTTTGCCTTGCAGCTCACCCGCGCCAGCGCCGAGGTCGAAGAGGCAGACCGGCAGGCGCTGCGGGATGTGGGCTTCACTGACCGTGACATCTGGGACATCGCCAATGTTGCTGCCTTTTTCAACATGACCAACCGGGTGGCCAGCGCCACGGCAATGGTTCCGAACGACGATTACCACGCTCAGTTCCGGTGA